The sequence CGCTACCTTAGGACCGTTATAGTTACGGCCGCCGTTTACTGGGGCTTAAGTTCATACCTTCGCTTGCGCTAAGTATTCCCCTTAACCTTCCAGCACCGGGCAGGCGTCAGCCCCTATACATCAGCTTTCGCTTTAGCAGAGACCTGTGTTTTTGCTAAACAGTTGCTTGAGCCTATTCTCTGCGACCTACTCTCGTAGGCACCCCTTCTCCCGAAGTTACGGGGTCAATTTGCCTAGTTCCTTAACTGTAATTCTTCCGCCGGCCTTAGGATTCTCTCCTCACCTACCTGTGTCGGTTTGCGGTACGGGCACTATTTCTCTCCCTAGAAGCTTTTCTTGACAGCGTGGAATCAGATACTTCGGAACCGTAGTTCCTTCCCCATCACACCTCAAGATTGTTGCGACGGATTTGCCTATCACAACTCTCTAAGTGCTTAGACTAGCATCCAATAGCTAGCACATCCTATCCTCCTGTGTCACTCCATCGGTAATAACGATTAATAGTGGTATCGGAATATCAACCGATTGTCCATCACCTACGCCTTTCGGCCTCGGCTTAGGTCCCGACTAACCCTCAGCGGACGAACCTTCCTGAGGAAACCTTAGGTTTTCGGCCTGTGGGATTCTCACCCACATCTCGCTACTAATGCCAACATTCTCACTCGTAATCAGTCCACCGCTCCTTACGGTACGACTTCAGCCCGATTACGACGCTCCCCTACCCATCAGTATAACTGATGCCGTAGCTTCGGTGGTAAGTTTGAGCCCCGAACATTTTCGGCGCAGGATCTCTCGACTAGTGAGCTATTACGCACTCTTTTAATGAGTGGCTGCTTCTAAGCCAACATCCTAGTTGTCTTGGAAATCCCACATCCTTTTCCACTTAACTTACACTTTGGGACCTTAGCTGACGATCTGGGCTGTTTCCCTTTTGACCACGGATCTTATCATTCGTAGTCTGACTGCCGAACTAATAGTATATGGCATTCGGAGTTTGATAAGGTTCAGTAAGCGCTATGCCCCCTAGCCCATTCAGTGCTCTACCTCCATTACTCATATTCGACGCTAGCCCTAAAGCTATTTCGGGGAGAACCAGCTATCTCCGAGTTCGATTGGAATTTCTCCGCTATCCACAGCTCATCCCATGGTTTTTCAACACCAACGTGGTTCGGTCCTCCACGAGATTTTACTCTCGCTTCAACCTGGCCATGGATAGGTCACCCGGTTTCGGGTCTACAGCATGCAACTAGTCGCCCTATTCAGACTCGGTTTCCCTTCGGCTCCGTACCTTAAGTACTTAACCTCGCTACATACCGTAACTCGTTGGCTCGTTCTACAAAAAGCACATCATCACACTCATATGGTGCTCTGATCGGTTGTAGGCACACGGTTTCAGGTTCTATTTCACTCCCCTCCCGGGGTTCTTTTCACCTTTCCCTCACGGTACTTCTTCACTATCGGTCATCAGGTAGTATTTAGCCTTGGGAGGTGGTCCTCCCTGCTTCCCACAAGGTTTCACGTGTCTCGTGGTACTCTGGAGCAGAACTATGATCTTCTCGTTTTACTTACAGGACTATTACCTTCTACGGTGTAGCTTTCCAGCTATCTTCAATTACGATACCTTCACGTTATGTTCTGTCCGCAACCCCAGAGATAAATCTCTGGTTTGGGCTCTTCCGCTTTCGCTCGCCGCTACTTACGGAATCGAGTTTTCTTTCTCTTCCTCTAGGTACTTAGATGTTTCAGTTCCCTAGGTTTACCTCCATACAACTATTTATTCATTGTACAGTACATGGGGTTTCCCATGTGAGTTCCCTCATTCGGAAATCTCCGGATCACAGGCTATGTGCGCCTACCCGAAGCTTATCGCAGCTTATCGCGTCCTTCATCGGCTCCTGATGCCAAGGCATTCACCATGCGCCCTTTGTAGCTTGACCTCTAACAAAAAACTAACTTCGTATTACTTTGTCGCTTTCCTCGCTGCGCTGCTCACTTACCTAAGTAAGCTCTGCTGCTCGCTCGTCAGCTCCGCGTACTACTCGTTTCTTTTTTGTTGATGTGTTATCAAAACACATCGTGCCTATCTTAACAAAGTTACTAAATCTAAATTCGCATTTGAATTTGACATTTGAGATATTACATTAAAATGTAATTTTTTATATACTTATGTGCAATTTTCAAAGAACAAAATTCTGAGAGAAGATCTCTCAAAATTAAACAGAGGATAACCAGTCTTCGTTTTTATCCAAGTACATGTTTCCATCACTTAGATGTTCTCCATAGAAAGGAGGTGATCCAGCCGCAGGTTCTCCTACGGCTACCTTGTTACGACTTCACCCCAATCGCTGACCCTACCTTCGGCCGCTGCCTCGCTTACGCGTTAGCTCACGGACTTCGGGTATTGCCAACTCTCATGGTGTGACGGGCGGTGTGTACAAGGCCCGGGAACGTATTCACCGCGACATTCTGATTCGCGATTACTAGTAACTCCAGCTTCATGTAGGCGAGTTTCAGCCTACAATCCGAACTGAGACAAGTTTTTGAGTTTTGCTCCACCTCACGGTATTGCATCTTTTTGTACTTGCCATTGTAGCACGTGTGTAGCCCTAAACATAAGGGGCATGATGATTTGACGTCATCCCCACCTTCCTCCTGGTTAACCCAGGCAGTCTCGCTAGAGTGCTCAACTAAATGGTAGCAACTAACAATAAGGGTTGCGCTCGTTGCGGGACTTAACCCAACATCTCACGACACGAGCTGACGACAACCATGCACCACCTGTCTTCCTGTCCCCGAAGGGACTTCCTCGATTAAGAGTAATGCAGGAGATGTCAAGTTTAGGTAAGGTTCTTCGCGTTGCTTCGAATTAAACCACATGCTCCGCTACTTGTGCGGGCCCCCGTCAATTCCTTTGAGTTTTAATCTTGCGACCGTACTCCCCAGGCGGGATACTTAATGTGTTAACGGCGGCACAGAAGGTTGGACCCTCCTACACCTAGTATCCATCGTTTACGGCGTGGACTACCAGGGTATCTAATCCTGTTTGCTCCCCACGCTTTCGAGCCTCAGCGTCAGTTATTGTCCAGAAAGTCGCCTTCGCCACTGGTGTTCTTCCTAATATCTACGCATTTCACCGCTACACTAGGAATTCCACTTTCCTCTCCAACACTCTAGACTTCCAGTTTGGAATGCAGCACCCAAGTTGAGCCCGGGTATTTCACATCCCACTTAAAAATCCGCCTACGCTCCCTTTACGCCCAGTAAATCCGGACAACGCTTGCCACCTACGTATTACCGCGGCTGCTGGCACGTAGTTAGCCGTGGCTTCCTCCACAGGTACCGTCATTATCGTCCCTGTAAACAGAGCTTTACAACCCGAAGGCCTTCATCACTCACGCGGCGTTGCTGCATCAGGGTTTCCCCCATTGTGCAATATTCCCCACTGCTGCCTCCCGTAGGAGTCTGGGCCGTGTCTCAGTCCCAATGTGGCCGATCACCCTCTCAGGTCGGCTACGCATCGTCGCCTTGGTGAGCCGTTACCTCACCAACTAGCTAATGCGCCGCGGGTCCATCTTATAGCGGATTACTCCTTTGATGATTCTACCATGCGATAAAACCATGTTATGCGGTATTAATCTTCCTTTCGGAAGGCTATCCCCCTCTATAAGGCAGGTTACCCACGTGTTACTCACCCGTCCGCCGCTAGATCGTCTTCCGAAGAAGACTTTCTCGCTCGACTTGCATGTGTTAAGCACGCCGCCAGCGTTCGTCCTGAGCCAGGATCAAACTCTCAATTTAAGTTTCAAGTTTAATCTTAGCTTTCGCTTAAAAGAATTGCTGGTCTTAAAAAAAGTTCATATGAACTATTAGTTTCCTCTGTTTAATTTTCAAAGATCATCTTGTTTTATTTTGTCACCGTTTGGCGACTTATTTATCTTATCATCCAAAGTGTTTTGTGTCAACACTTTTTTTGAAAAGTTTTTTGTGAGATTTAATTCAATTTGTTTTAAATTTCTCACACATCGCCTTAGCGCCAATGACTATCTTATCACTTAGATAATATACTGTCAACATCTTTTTATCATTTTTTAATTATTTATTCTTATATGCATTTATTGTTTCTAATATAATGAGAGCTGTATCCTCAATTGCTCTTTGAGTTACATCAATTTTCTTGCACCCTAACTTATTCATTATTTTATCTGCAAAATCAAACTCTTCTAAAATTCTAGCATCACTTGCATACTCAATTTCTGCTGAAATCCTATGGAATTTATCAAGTCGTCTCTTTCTTATTTCTATAAGTTGCAATGGATTTATTGTAAGACCAAAAATCTTCTTTCTATCTATTGTATATAGTTCATCAGGAACTCCTACTTCTGGAACCAATGGAATATTGATAGCCTTTATCCCTTTGTTAGCTAAGTACATACATAATGGAGTTTTAGATGTTCTAGAAAGTCCTATAAGAACTACATCAGCATTCTTCAATCCTCTATAATCTTTAGAATCATCATATTGCATTGCAAATTCCATAGCCTCTATTCTATTGAAATATATCTCATCAGTTTTCCAAACTGCTCCTGGATTGTAATCAGGATGTTGATTAAGTATTGTAGAAGCAACATTTATAATAGGTCCTAGAACATTTATAATGTTTATATTTTTCTCAATACATTTTTGAGTCAAATATTCTCTAACATTAACAGTTATTATTGTTGACACTACCATAGCTTTATCTACACATTCTATGGTTCCTATAACTTCCTCTACATCTTCCATTGTTTTTATGTATGGTATTCTTTGAACTTCAACTTTCTCTTTAAATTGACTTGCTGCAGCTAAAGCTACCTGCTCTGCTGTTTCCCCTATAGAATCTGATATTGCAAAAACAGTTAACATAATATCTTCTCCTTTTAAGTTTATATATGTTCTACAAAAAATATAAATACTAATCTATTATATAATCATATTAATACTTATTGTTAATGTTTACAATGGTATATTTTGAATGATATCTTTCTTAATATGTGATAGAATCTATTTAGTTATATTGTAATTATTTTGGGGAGGATTATTTACTATGAAAAAAGAAAAACTTATCGCCTGTTCACTTTTGCCTGCTTTTTGGATGATGTATTTTTTATTAGAACTAGTTACAGGAAGAGTTAAGGATATGAAACAAATATCCTTTAATATAGTTTTCATAATATTATTTGCTTTAGTAGGCTACATTCTTTATATCTTGGGAACCAAATTATCTAAAGGTCTTAAAACAAAATCTATATTTCTATCTCTTTTGATTTTTATAGCTATTGATCAAGGAATTAAACTTACAATAAAGAGATGGTTTTTTGATAAATCCTTCGTAATTATAAAAGACATCATTAACTTTGATCCTATTATAAATACCCAAGGTTCTTGGCTTAATGCTAGATTTGGAGCTAATGTAAGCTTTATTGGATTAATTATATTTAACTTTATAGGACTATTTTTTATTTTAGAAATTTACAGATATTCTATCTATAAAAACTATAAATGTTCTTGGTTGGACTTTACTTTTATATTTATGTTCTCAGGTGC comes from Clostridium sp. TW13 and encodes:
- a CDS encoding pyruvate, water dikinase regulatory protein, coding for MLTVFAISDSIGETAEQVALAAASQFKEKVEVQRIPYIKTMEDVEEVIGTIECVDKAMVVSTIITVNVREYLTQKCIEKNINIINVLGPIINVASTILNQHPDYNPGAVWKTDEIYFNRIEAMEFAMQYDDSKDYRGLKNADVVLIGLSRTSKTPLCMYLANKGIKAINIPLVPEVGVPDELYTIDRKKIFGLTINPLQLIEIRKRRLDKFHRISAEIEYASDARILEEFDFADKIMNKLGCKKIDVTQRAIEDTALIILETINAYKNK
- a CDS encoding signal peptidase II, with amino-acid sequence MKKEKLIACSLLPAFWMMYFLLELVTGRVKDMKQISFNIVFIILFALVGYILYILGTKLSKGLKTKSIFLSLLIFIAIDQGIKLTIKRWFFDKSFVIIKDIINFDPIINTQGSWLNARFGANVSFIGLIIFNFIGLFFILEIYRYSIYKNYKCSWLDFTFIFMFSGAVCSLIDKLFYGGSLDFIGIMPLFVADIKDIYLCIAIFFIFLFFYISKILDDDKESNLSDDFQSIKMFFIFIKDDMLKLVRLKK